A genomic segment from Nicotiana sylvestris chromosome 1, ASM39365v2, whole genome shotgun sequence encodes:
- the LOC104211472 gene encoding F-box protein At4g00755-like isoform X3, with protein METHIDFVQWLDTDVSLNILMCLKDPADVVRAGSVSRLWHEFVVTNGLSKQLCFGRFPQLSRIARVTELDASAAEPKDVGSSNSNWETLKRDHEVYASLLQAIETSKSCRSDCIGYAVSASSTDNYPDESIVNTLIPRDRYLNRPSYWSSKGHSDPNAPETLIYKLKADICVINEVDTQPFEAYFQPGKPIYSAKSVRFRLGYPKSSRDESDLLQLPQQQPADDKFVWTYTSEEFPMTQENCFQRFNLPEPVLCIGGYMQIQLLGRVQRQEMDDLFYICICHVKVVGRPLSPAFDIEVLEPSREFVLKYNRDVFGCMLQSMTNGGHQESNMPPTPSEGFVLDAGLLEYLLQGYQPGVEPVEWDEDDDDEMDEAGIL; from the exons ATGGAAACACATATTGATTTCGTGCAATGGCTTGACACTGACGTGTCTCTGAACATCCTGATGTGTTTGAAGGATCCAGCTGATGTGGTCCGTGCTGGCTCTGTTTCGCGCCTTTGGCACGAATTTG TGGTTACTAATGGACTCTCCAAGCAACTGTGTTTTGGAAGGTTTCCGCAGCTTTCCAGGATTGCCCGTGTAACAGAATTAGATGCGAGTGCAGCAGAACCAAAAGATGTTGGATCTAGCAATTCCAACTGGGAGACTCTAAAAAGAGATCATGAAGTCTACGCGTCTCTACTTCAAGCTATTGAAACATCAAAGTCATGTCGAAGTGATTGCATAGGTTATGCAGTCAGTGCTTCAAGCACGGACAATTATCCAGATGAAAGTATTGTCAATACTTTAATTCCAAGGGACAGATATCTAAATAGACCTTCATACTGGTCAAGTAAAGGACACAGTGACCCCAACGCCCCTGAGACGCTAATTTACAAATTGAAAGCTGATATATGTGTGATCAACGAAGTTGATACACAACCTTTTGAAG CTTATTTCCAGCCCGGCAAGCCCATATACTCTGCAAAATCTGTTCGATTTCGGTTGGGGTATCCCAAATCCTCGAGAGATGAGAGTGATCTCCTGCAATTGCCCCAGCAACAGCCTGCTGATGACAAGTTTGTATGGACATATACTTCTGAAGAATTCCCTATGACACAG GAAAATTGCTTTCAGCGGTTCAATCTACCCGAGCCTGTGCTTTGCATTGGTGGATATATGCAGATTCAGCTTTTGGGCAGAGTTCAGAGACAAGAAATGGATGACTTGTTTTACATATG TATTTGTCATGTGAAAGTTGTAGGGCGACCTCTCAGCCCTGCATTCGACATAGAGGTCCTAGAACCATCTCGAGAATTTGTACTGAAGTACAATCGAGATGTTTTCGGTTGCATGTTGCAGAGCATGACTAATGGAGGTCATCAAGAATCAAATATGCCTCCAACACCATCAGAGGGATTTGTGCTTGATGCAGGCCTTCTGGAGTATTTATTACAGGGTTACCAGCCGGGTGTTGAACCTGTGGAATGGGACGAGGACGATGATGATGAAATGGATGAAGCGGGAATTTTGTAA
- the LOC104211472 gene encoding F-box protein At4g00755-like isoform X2 produces MLIFLASWVDSGFGTLNRSRGLHGSRSMETHIDFVQWLDTDVSLNILMCLKDPADVVRAGSVSRLWHEFVVTNGLSKQLCFGRFPQLSRIARVTELDASAAEPKDVGSSNSNWETLKRDHEVYASLLQAIETSKSCRSDCIGYAVSASSTDNYPDESIVNTLIPRDRYLNRPSYWSSKGHSDPNAPETLIYKLKADICVINEVDTQPFEAYFQPGKPIYSAKSVRFRLGYPKSSRDESDLLQLPQQQPADDKFVWTYTSEEFPMTQENCFQRFNLPEPVLCIGGYMQIQLLGRVQRQEMDDLFYICICHVKVVGRPLSPAFDIEVLEPSREFVLKYNRDVFGCMLQSMTNGGHQESNMPPTPSEGFVLDAGLLEYLLQGYQPGVEPVEWDEDDDDEMDEAGIL; encoded by the exons ATGCTTATCTTTCTTGCCTCTTGGGTAG ACTCAGGTTTTGGAACATTGAATAGATCTAGGGGATTGCATGGTAGTCGCTCCATGGAAACACATATTGATTTCGTGCAATGGCTTGACACTGACGTGTCTCTGAACATCCTGATGTGTTTGAAGGATCCAGCTGATGTGGTCCGTGCTGGCTCTGTTTCGCGCCTTTGGCACGAATTTG TGGTTACTAATGGACTCTCCAAGCAACTGTGTTTTGGAAGGTTTCCGCAGCTTTCCAGGATTGCCCGTGTAACAGAATTAGATGCGAGTGCAGCAGAACCAAAAGATGTTGGATCTAGCAATTCCAACTGGGAGACTCTAAAAAGAGATCATGAAGTCTACGCGTCTCTACTTCAAGCTATTGAAACATCAAAGTCATGTCGAAGTGATTGCATAGGTTATGCAGTCAGTGCTTCAAGCACGGACAATTATCCAGATGAAAGTATTGTCAATACTTTAATTCCAAGGGACAGATATCTAAATAGACCTTCATACTGGTCAAGTAAAGGACACAGTGACCCCAACGCCCCTGAGACGCTAATTTACAAATTGAAAGCTGATATATGTGTGATCAACGAAGTTGATACACAACCTTTTGAAG CTTATTTCCAGCCCGGCAAGCCCATATACTCTGCAAAATCTGTTCGATTTCGGTTGGGGTATCCCAAATCCTCGAGAGATGAGAGTGATCTCCTGCAATTGCCCCAGCAACAGCCTGCTGATGACAAGTTTGTATGGACATATACTTCTGAAGAATTCCCTATGACACAG GAAAATTGCTTTCAGCGGTTCAATCTACCCGAGCCTGTGCTTTGCATTGGTGGATATATGCAGATTCAGCTTTTGGGCAGAGTTCAGAGACAAGAAATGGATGACTTGTTTTACATATG TATTTGTCATGTGAAAGTTGTAGGGCGACCTCTCAGCCCTGCATTCGACATAGAGGTCCTAGAACCATCTCGAGAATTTGTACTGAAGTACAATCGAGATGTTTTCGGTTGCATGTTGCAGAGCATGACTAATGGAGGTCATCAAGAATCAAATATGCCTCCAACACCATCAGAGGGATTTGTGCTTGATGCAGGCCTTCTGGAGTATTTATTACAGGGTTACCAGCCGGGTGTTGAACCTGTGGAATGGGACGAGGACGATGATGATGAAATGGATGAAGCGGGAATTTTGTAA
- the LOC104211472 gene encoding F-box protein At4g00755-like isoform X1, which translates to MTKYISKIAYLREQFHFLDFSIYVVVLFLSRVFLSVVIPKDSGFGTLNRSRGLHGSRSMETHIDFVQWLDTDVSLNILMCLKDPADVVRAGSVSRLWHEFVVTNGLSKQLCFGRFPQLSRIARVTELDASAAEPKDVGSSNSNWETLKRDHEVYASLLQAIETSKSCRSDCIGYAVSASSTDNYPDESIVNTLIPRDRYLNRPSYWSSKGHSDPNAPETLIYKLKADICVINEVDTQPFEAYFQPGKPIYSAKSVRFRLGYPKSSRDESDLLQLPQQQPADDKFVWTYTSEEFPMTQENCFQRFNLPEPVLCIGGYMQIQLLGRVQRQEMDDLFYICICHVKVVGRPLSPAFDIEVLEPSREFVLKYNRDVFGCMLQSMTNGGHQESNMPPTPSEGFVLDAGLLEYLLQGYQPGVEPVEWDEDDDDEMDEAGIL; encoded by the exons ATGACCAAATATATTTCCAAAATAGCTTATCTCCGGGAACAGTTTCATTTTCtagatttttctatttatgtagTTGTGCTATTTCTCTCTAGGGTTTTCTTATCTGTCGTCATTCCGAAAG ACTCAGGTTTTGGAACATTGAATAGATCTAGGGGATTGCATGGTAGTCGCTCCATGGAAACACATATTGATTTCGTGCAATGGCTTGACACTGACGTGTCTCTGAACATCCTGATGTGTTTGAAGGATCCAGCTGATGTGGTCCGTGCTGGCTCTGTTTCGCGCCTTTGGCACGAATTTG TGGTTACTAATGGACTCTCCAAGCAACTGTGTTTTGGAAGGTTTCCGCAGCTTTCCAGGATTGCCCGTGTAACAGAATTAGATGCGAGTGCAGCAGAACCAAAAGATGTTGGATCTAGCAATTCCAACTGGGAGACTCTAAAAAGAGATCATGAAGTCTACGCGTCTCTACTTCAAGCTATTGAAACATCAAAGTCATGTCGAAGTGATTGCATAGGTTATGCAGTCAGTGCTTCAAGCACGGACAATTATCCAGATGAAAGTATTGTCAATACTTTAATTCCAAGGGACAGATATCTAAATAGACCTTCATACTGGTCAAGTAAAGGACACAGTGACCCCAACGCCCCTGAGACGCTAATTTACAAATTGAAAGCTGATATATGTGTGATCAACGAAGTTGATACACAACCTTTTGAAG CTTATTTCCAGCCCGGCAAGCCCATATACTCTGCAAAATCTGTTCGATTTCGGTTGGGGTATCCCAAATCCTCGAGAGATGAGAGTGATCTCCTGCAATTGCCCCAGCAACAGCCTGCTGATGACAAGTTTGTATGGACATATACTTCTGAAGAATTCCCTATGACACAG GAAAATTGCTTTCAGCGGTTCAATCTACCCGAGCCTGTGCTTTGCATTGGTGGATATATGCAGATTCAGCTTTTGGGCAGAGTTCAGAGACAAGAAATGGATGACTTGTTTTACATATG TATTTGTCATGTGAAAGTTGTAGGGCGACCTCTCAGCCCTGCATTCGACATAGAGGTCCTAGAACCATCTCGAGAATTTGTACTGAAGTACAATCGAGATGTTTTCGGTTGCATGTTGCAGAGCATGACTAATGGAGGTCATCAAGAATCAAATATGCCTCCAACACCATCAGAGGGATTTGTGCTTGATGCAGGCCTTCTGGAGTATTTATTACAGGGTTACCAGCCGGGTGTTGAACCTGTGGAATGGGACGAGGACGATGATGATGAAATGGATGAAGCGGGAATTTTGTAA
- the LOC104211473 gene encoding F-box protein PP2-A13-like, producing MGANASSIYNKSDDGLNFVPLKSKLDDIPEACIALVLSYLDPPQICKLARLNRAFRAASSADFIWEPKLPSNYKHILQEFLGLKVAGLGKRDIFAKLSCPVSFDGGTKEVWIDKNNGGVCLAISSKGMAITGIDDRRYWNHIPTDESRFQTVAYLQQIWWLEVDGDLEFQFPAGSYSLFFRLKLGKVTKRHNRRVCNYEHIHGWDLKPVQFQLTTSDGDRAISRCYLNNVGSWVHHHVGDFVVKDATVPTKIKYSLTQIDCTHTKGGLCVDSVLICPSSLAKQLSSC from the exons atGGGTGCCAATGCATCTTCCATCTATAACAAATCTGATGATGGGTTGAATTTTGTTCCATTAAAGTCCAAGCTTGATGATATACCAGAGGCTTGTATTGCTCTTGTACTCTCATACCTTGATCCACCTCAGATCTGCAAATTGGCGCGTCTTAATAGGGCTTTTCGTGCTGCTTCATCTGCTGATTTTATTTGGGAACCCAAATTGCCCTCCAATTACAAGCATATTCTTCAAGAATTTCTCGGCCTGAAAGTTGCTGGCTTGGGTAAAAGGGACATTTTTGCTAAGCTTTCTTGTCCTGTATCTTTTGATGGTGGCACAAAG GAAGTATGGATTGATAAGAATAATGGAGGGGTTTGTTTGGCAATTTCATCTAAAGGAATGGCAATTACCGGTATTGATGATCGTCGATATTGGAATCACATTCCGACGGATGAATCAAG ATTCCAAACTGTAGCTTATCTTCAACAAATCTGGTGGCTTGAAGTCGATGGGGACCTGGAGTTTCAATTCCCAGCAGGGTCATATAGCTTATTCTTCAGACTTAAGCTCGGCAAGGTTACAAAGAGGCACAACCGTCGAGTCTGTAACTATGAGCACATTCACGGCTGGGACTTGAAACCTGTACAGTTTCAGTTAACGACATCAGATGGTGATCGTGCCATATCCCGGTGTTACCTGAACAATGTAGGAAGTTGGGTACACCACCATGTGGGAGATTTTGTTGTTAAGGATGCCACTGTTCCAACAAAGATCAAATATTCATTGACACAGATAGATTGCACGCATACAAAAGGTGGTCTGTGTGTTGATTCTGTGTTAATATGCCCTAGTAGCTTAGCAAAACAATTGAGTTCTTGTTGA